Proteins from a genomic interval of Methanofollis formosanus:
- a CDS encoding phosphoglycerol geranylgeranyltransferase has product MHTDWKNWRHVTKLDPDKHLDQAIVEEVATSGTDAILLSGTLNVTPENLADLREQVQGYGVPLVVEPADPSGAVFDGVDMLFVPSVLNTPDARWVVGKHQQWVLNDPAIPWERVVPEAYIVLNPASAVGRVTRAVCDLSPREVAAYAGCAERYFHFPIVYIEYSGTYGDPAVVQAASEMVEDAVLYYGGGINSAERAAEMAQYADTIVVGNAVYEKGAGTLKATVKAVQ; this is encoded by the coding sequence ATGCATACGGACTGGAAAAACTGGAGACACGTAACCAAACTCGACCCCGACAAACACCTCGACCAGGCGATCGTCGAGGAGGTGGCGACCTCAGGGACCGACGCCATCCTCCTCTCCGGCACCCTCAACGTCACCCCCGAGAACCTCGCCGACCTCCGCGAGCAGGTGCAGGGCTACGGCGTCCCCCTCGTCGTCGAACCCGCCGACCCCTCGGGCGCGGTCTTCGACGGCGTCGATATGCTCTTTGTCCCGAGCGTCCTCAACACCCCGGACGCCAGGTGGGTCGTCGGCAAACACCAGCAGTGGGTCCTCAACGACCCCGCGATCCCCTGGGAGCGGGTCGTGCCCGAGGCCTACATCGTCCTCAACCCGGCCTCCGCCGTCGGGCGGGTGACCAGGGCGGTCTGCGACCTCTCCCCCAGGGAAGTGGCGGCCTATGCCGGGTGCGCGGAGCGCTACTTCCATTTCCCGATCGTGTACATCGAGTACTCGGGCACCTACGGCGACCCGGCGGTCGTGCAGGCGGCCTCCGAGATGGTCGAGGACGCCGTCCTCTACTATGGCGGCGGGATCAACTCGGCCGAACGGGCGGCTGAGATGGCGCAGTACGCCGACACCATCGTCGTCGGCAACGCCGTCTACGAGAAGGGCGCCGGCACCCTGAAGGCGACGGTGAAGGCCGTCCAGTAG
- the gatB gene encoding Asp-tRNA(Asn)/Glu-tRNA(Gln) amidotransferase subunit GatB — protein MSAQHTDVIIGLEIHCQLNTQTKLFCGCSTDYKEDGPNTHVCPVCIGLPGSMPMVNKKAIEYALRVARALNLEVLEESEFARKNYFYPDLPKGYQITMYDRPLAERGILEIEDDEGKEKKVRITRIHLEEDPGKLVHMGGAGRARYTLVDYNRSGIPLIEIVTEPDLRSPKEARRFLNKLRATLEYLGIFDGEREGALRVDANISIKGSERVEVKNITSYKGVEKALTFEITRQKSQIRRGARVERETRHFQEGRGITTSARSKETETDYRYFPEPDLRPLRVRDWVAGIALPELPDARRDRFMRQYGLSLNHARTLTGDLRLAEFYEALAAKADPALAATWTADTLLGELNYRDMAVATVPLDHFADLVNLAGSGEVTDRVAVEVLRKLLDAVLEGRSPAMPSAYVKEQNLGKSDASAFAAVVDEVIAENEQAVADYHAGKTSALNFLLGQVMKKTRGKADPREITPMIAARLSSEEGS, from the coding sequence ATGAGCGCACAGCACACCGACGTCATCATCGGGCTCGAGATCCACTGCCAGTTGAACACGCAGACCAAACTCTTCTGCGGCTGTTCGACCGACTACAAAGAGGACGGCCCGAACACCCACGTCTGCCCGGTCTGCATCGGCCTGCCGGGCTCGATGCCGATGGTCAACAAAAAGGCCATCGAGTATGCCCTCAGGGTCGCCAGGGCCCTCAACCTCGAAGTCCTGGAAGAGTCGGAGTTTGCCAGGAAGAACTACTTCTACCCCGACCTCCCGAAGGGCTACCAGATCACGATGTATGACCGGCCGCTTGCCGAGCGGGGCATCCTTGAGATCGAGGACGACGAGGGCAAGGAGAAGAAAGTGCGGATCACCAGGATCCACCTCGAAGAGGATCCCGGCAAACTCGTGCACATGGGTGGGGCCGGCAGGGCCAGGTACACTCTCGTCGACTACAACCGGAGCGGGATCCCGCTCATCGAGATCGTCACCGAGCCCGACCTCAGGTCACCGAAGGAAGCGCGGCGGTTCCTCAACAAACTCAGGGCCACCCTGGAGTACCTCGGCATCTTCGACGGCGAGCGCGAGGGTGCGCTCCGTGTGGACGCCAACATCTCCATCAAGGGTTCGGAGCGGGTCGAAGTGAAGAACATCACCTCGTACAAAGGCGTGGAGAAGGCGCTCACCTTCGAGATCACCAGACAGAAGAGCCAGATCCGCCGGGGCGCCCGCGTCGAGCGCGAGACCAGGCACTTTCAGGAAGGACGCGGGATCACCACCTCGGCCAGGTCCAAGGAGACCGAGACCGACTACCGCTACTTCCCCGAACCCGACCTCCGCCCGCTGCGGGTGCGGGACTGGGTTGCGGGGATCGCCCTTCCCGAGCTCCCGGACGCACGGCGCGACCGGTTCATGCGGCAGTACGGCCTCTCCCTCAACCACGCGAGGACGCTCACCGGCGACCTCCGTCTCGCCGAGTTCTACGAGGCCCTGGCCGCAAAGGCCGACCCGGCGCTCGCGGCCACCTGGACCGCGGACACCCTGCTGGGCGAACTGAACTATAGGGACATGGCGGTCGCGACGGTGCCCCTCGACCACTTCGCCGACCTGGTCAACCTCGCCGGTTCGGGCGAAGTCACCGACCGCGTCGCCGTCGAGGTGCTCAGAAAACTCCTCGACGCCGTCCTCGAAGGCCGGAGCCCGGCGATGCCCTCCGCGTACGTCAAAGAGCAGAACCTGGGCAAAAGCGACGCCTCGGCCTTCGCCGCAGTCGTCGACGAGGTGATCGCCGAGAACGAACAGGCGGTCGCCGACTACCATGCCGGCAAGACCTCCGCACTCAACTTCCTGCTCGGACAGGTGATGAAGAAGACCAGGGGCAAGGCCGACCCCAGAGAGATCACACCGATGATCGCGGCCCGTCTCTCTTCTGAGGAGGGGTCATAG
- a CDS encoding RNA methyltransferase, with protein sequence MPEVEIVLVQPLYEGNVGFAARVMKNFGFTRLVLVDPCEIGDDALARSSHARDVLENAERKTLNEVFAESDLVVATTGELSKSVCTSMRMPYYTPGELREIVGKVDGRVSILFGRENWGLNNEEVSRCDLICTIPTSEIYPIMNLSHAVGIVCYELAHLPRGTYRIAGKTEREALIDHFGMFLAHIDHPDHKRENTLLMLRRILGRTALTTREVSTLHGILRRAEWHIEHDGSEGHLNSP encoded by the coding sequence ATGCCAGAGGTCGAGATCGTCCTGGTCCAACCCCTGTACGAAGGGAACGTCGGTTTTGCGGCGCGGGTGATGAAGAACTTCGGGTTCACCCGCCTCGTCCTCGTCGACCCCTGCGAGATCGGCGACGACGCCCTCGCCCGCTCCTCGCACGCGCGCGATGTCCTGGAGAACGCCGAACGAAAAACGCTGAACGAAGTCTTCGCGGAGAGCGACCTGGTCGTGGCAACGACCGGCGAACTCTCCAAGTCGGTCTGCACCTCGATGCGGATGCCCTACTACACGCCGGGCGAGCTGCGCGAGATCGTCGGCAAGGTCGACGGCCGGGTGAGCATCCTCTTCGGCCGGGAGAACTGGGGCCTCAACAACGAGGAGGTCTCGCGCTGCGACCTCATCTGCACCATCCCGACCTCCGAGATCTACCCGATCATGAACCTCTCCCATGCGGTGGGGATCGTCTGCTACGAACTCGCCCACCTCCCCCGCGGCACCTACCGGATCGCGGGCAAGACCGAGCGCGAGGCGCTCATCGATCATTTCGGGATGTTTCTGGCTCATATCGACCACCCGGACCACAAACGCGAGAACACCCTGCTGATGCTCCGCCGCATCCTCGGACGGACGGCGCTGACGACGCGCGAGGTCTCGACCCTCCACGGGATCCTGCGCAGGGCCGAGTGGCACATCGAGCATGACGGGTCAGAGGGACATCTTAATTCTCCCTGA
- a CDS encoding DNA topoisomerase I codes for MRLIVAEKNISARRVAAILAEEKKVATKKEGGVDTYSFGDTVVVGLKGHVVEVDFEPGYANWRSAERPPRSLIDAGTLKRPTEKKIVALLQKLAKKADQVIIATDFDTEGELIGKEALELVQAVNAKVPILRARFSAITPQEIRRAFAEPTELDFALAAAGESRQIIDLVWGASLTRFISIAARRGGANILSVGRVQSPTLAMIVDREREIEKFVPEPYWMLTLQTEKDHTPLELRHTAGRFTDRAEAFGAKERTKDPLTVTDVKEGVKHDRAPTPFDTTALLVAAGRLGISAANAMRIAEDLYMNGFISYPRTDNTVYPATLDLDEVLRMLVKTPFATETRWVEKHRRPTPTRGKKSSTDHPPIHPTGAATREQLGEDRWKLYELVVRRFLATLSPDAEWATMKVNFDAGGEPYTATGGRLKEDGWRRVYPYSKAAERIIPVCTVGERLPILSVDLEEKETQPSPRYTQSRLIQTMEELGLGTKSTRHEVIQKLISRRYVQDGPLRPTLVGRAVIESLEAHADTITRPDMTRTLETHMQQIKERKKSREDVVNESRGMLHSVFDDLEANEEQIGEEIIDRTVAERTIGPCPVCGKNLQLRQAHGSSQFIGCSGYPECTFNISLPGVMWGKAIRVEKVCEKHGLSHVRLIRKGARPWDIGCPLCSHIESNAETLRMMPSMTAGLLAELQARHIYTVPDIAKMAPEGLAGRLGIGAKTAETLVAEANDVLDLLRRRSEMKKFIRAEVPPRRRRSHAKIAKQLIEAGIDDIQALGGAKPALLKKAGLSDEETGNLLARARAVSSEQRLKEAGLPAVSVKKYVAAGIAGPEDFAAFHPAYISAVSGVRVETVWKHAQTACEALGREPPEKITQKKLDSGKKELLQVPGIGEATIEKLYLAGITDAASLAVADPKEAAEKSGIAVEKIRDYVASISTERKTKK; via the coding sequence GTGCGCCTCATCGTCGCAGAGAAGAACATCTCGGCGCGGCGGGTCGCCGCCATCCTGGCGGAAGAGAAGAAGGTCGCCACGAAGAAGGAGGGGGGGGTCGACACCTACTCCTTCGGCGACACCGTCGTCGTCGGGCTGAAGGGGCACGTCGTCGAGGTCGACTTCGAACCAGGTTACGCCAACTGGCGCTCTGCCGAACGACCTCCCCGGAGCCTCATCGACGCCGGCACCCTCAAACGCCCGACCGAGAAGAAGATCGTCGCGCTCCTCCAGAAACTCGCGAAGAAGGCCGACCAGGTCATCATCGCCACCGATTTCGATACCGAGGGAGAACTGATCGGCAAGGAGGCCCTGGAACTGGTGCAGGCGGTCAACGCGAAGGTGCCGATCCTGAGGGCCAGGTTCTCGGCCATTACCCCGCAGGAGATCAGGCGGGCCTTTGCCGAACCGACCGAACTCGACTTCGCCCTGGCCGCGGCCGGCGAGTCGCGCCAGATCATCGACCTGGTCTGGGGCGCCTCCCTCACCAGGTTCATCTCCATCGCCGCACGGCGCGGCGGGGCAAATATTCTCTCGGTCGGACGGGTCCAGAGCCCGACGCTCGCAATGATCGTCGACCGCGAGCGAGAGATCGAGAAGTTCGTCCCCGAGCCGTACTGGATGCTCACCCTCCAGACCGAGAAGGACCACACCCCTCTCGAACTCCGCCACACCGCGGGGCGGTTCACCGACCGCGCCGAGGCCTTCGGCGCAAAAGAACGGACAAAAGATCCGCTCACCGTCACCGACGTGAAAGAGGGGGTCAAACACGACCGGGCCCCGACGCCCTTCGACACGACCGCTCTTCTCGTCGCCGCCGGGAGACTCGGGATCTCCGCGGCGAACGCGATGCGGATCGCCGAAGACCTGTACATGAACGGGTTCATCTCGTACCCCAGGACCGACAACACCGTCTACCCGGCCACCCTCGACCTGGACGAAGTGCTCAGGATGCTTGTCAAGACGCCCTTCGCCACCGAGACGCGGTGGGTCGAGAAGCACCGGCGGCCGACGCCGACGCGGGGCAAGAAGTCGAGCACCGACCACCCGCCGATCCACCCGACCGGCGCGGCGACGAGGGAACAGCTCGGCGAAGACCGGTGGAAACTCTACGAACTCGTGGTGAGACGGTTCCTTGCCACCCTCTCCCCCGACGCCGAGTGGGCCACCATGAAGGTGAACTTCGACGCCGGCGGCGAACCGTACACCGCCACCGGCGGCCGGTTGAAAGAGGACGGGTGGCGGCGGGTCTACCCGTACAGCAAGGCGGCCGAACGGATCATCCCGGTCTGCACGGTCGGCGAACGTCTTCCCATCCTCTCGGTCGACCTCGAAGAGAAGGAGACCCAGCCCTCGCCGCGCTACACCCAGAGCCGGCTCATCCAGACGATGGAAGAACTCGGCCTCGGCACCAAGAGTACCCGCCACGAGGTGATCCAGAAACTCATCTCCCGCCGGTACGTGCAGGACGGCCCCCTGCGCCCCACCCTGGTGGGGCGGGCGGTGATCGAGTCGCTGGAGGCCCATGCCGACACCATCACCAGGCCCGACATGACCCGGACGCTCGAGACCCATATGCAGCAGATCAAAGAGCGCAAAAAGAGCCGGGAAGATGTCGTCAACGAGTCCAGAGGGATGCTCCACTCGGTCTTCGACGACCTCGAAGCGAATGAAGAACAGATCGGTGAAGAGATCATCGACCGCACCGTTGCAGAGCGGACCATCGGTCCCTGCCCGGTCTGCGGCAAGAACCTCCAGCTCCGCCAGGCCCACGGGTCATCGCAGTTCATCGGGTGTTCGGGGTACCCTGAGTGCACCTTCAACATCAGCCTCCCCGGCGTCATGTGGGGCAAGGCCATCCGCGTCGAGAAGGTCTGCGAAAAACACGGTCTCAGCCATGTCAGGCTGATCCGAAAAGGCGCCCGGCCCTGGGACATCGGCTGTCCTCTCTGCTCGCACATCGAGTCCAATGCCGAGACCCTGCGCATGATGCCCTCGATGACCGCCGGCCTCCTCGCCGAACTCCAGGCCCGCCACATCTACACGGTGCCAGACATCGCAAAGATGGCGCCTGAGGGCCTGGCCGGACGGCTCGGGATCGGGGCGAAGACGGCGGAGACCCTGGTCGCCGAGGCGAACGACGTCCTCGACCTCCTCCGCCGGCGGTCCGAGATGAAAAAGTTCATCCGCGCCGAGGTCCCGCCGCGCCGCCGCCGGAGCCATGCGAAGATCGCAAAGCAGCTGATCGAAGCCGGCATCGACGACATCCAGGCCCTGGGCGGGGCTAAACCCGCGCTCCTCAAAAAGGCCGGGCTCTCAGACGAGGAGACCGGAAACCTCCTCGCCAGGGCACGGGCCGTCAGCAGCGAACAGCGGCTGAAAGAGGCCGGTCTGCCGGCGGTCAGCGTCAAGAAATACGTCGCCGCCGGGATCGCAGGGCCCGAAGACTTCGCCGCCTTCCACCCGGCCTACATCAGCGCGGTCAGCGGGGTGCGGGTGGAGACGGTCTGGAAACACGCCCAGACCGCCTGCGAAGCGCTCGGCCGGGAACCTCCCGAGAAGATCACCCAGAAAAAACTCGATAGCGGGAAGAAGGAACTCCTCCAGGTGCCCGGCATCGGCGAAGCGACGATCGAGAAACTCTACCTCGCCGGGATCACCGACGCCGCCTCCCTCGCCGTCGCCGACCCAAAAGAAGCCGCCGAAAAATCAGGGATCGCCGTCGAGAAGATCAGGGACTACGTGGCATCTATATCGACAGAACGCAAAACAAAGAAGTAA
- a CDS encoding S8 family serine peptidase, producing MTAGFVRVPALLFVAMVILCCPALAHGAGLQDGTAGEASLAQAGDQGSDLWISMRNESRTFKSGLSPAEEKLPTELVQVVRDGQEHGPAMTTRAAPPAAAFVPALPRTSTAHTDDGTFQVYVYVWLNEGVPTDVVDPYGEVTDRDEERYVAAAWVRTDRLGDLASLEDVRRIESVTPPAVYAGSVASESDVILKTAAVRKETGYGGEGMKVGIVSDSADQWREAVASGDLPPTVQILYDIDGIDEGTAMLEVVHDTAPGADLFFHSGWTNKLTFVTAISALVGAGCDVICDDIGWFDEPYFEDGYVASYVHEVVENEDLVYISAAGNDALGHYEGPFRDDGRGYHLFSEGSNLIRAVVEPPAEGMQTMPLQIFLQWDEPWGSASSDYDLFLVTREGNRFVEIANSSQVQDGDDVPMEEIAVEYFGDEPGVVYLSVALQDGEPCTLEIFILTGGFFDDQAATPEGAIFGHPAVPGVVAVGAVRADDPTEIEIFSSEGPATVTRPELEVRPKPDICGVDRTRISGVGEFGNTFFGTSAAAPAVAGVVATVWGINRDTSPAGVRKVLYETAVDLGEPGWDPVYGHGRADALSMFDALAAPPANLSLSFVPTSAEVRAGEEMEVDLVIDRTPAALLEYHITANLSDPAVGEITGVSFPGWVQHEEHTALPDDTVRINATGQPPRSQPDGVALCTLTVRGDAAGTTAVTADPDSRVIGPGEGEYVLEVAPGCITVMSAPIRPFPRPDGGTYPLPTDPDGDGLYEDVNGDSVLTMEDVTLYAGNLRFIRDRQPLEAFDFDKNGRIGFSDVNTLYSMVQR from the coding sequence GTGACCGCTGGGTTTGTACGAGTGCCGGCGCTTTTATTCGTAGCGATGGTGATCCTCTGCTGCCCGGCTCTGGCCCACGGTGCGGGTCTTCAGGACGGAACTGCAGGGGAAGCTTCGCTGGCTCAGGCCGGAGACCAGGGATCGGATCTCTGGATCTCGATGAGAAACGAGAGCAGGACATTCAAGTCCGGGCTCTCCCCGGCAGAGGAGAAACTCCCGACCGAACTCGTGCAAGTTGTGCGGGACGGTCAGGAGCACGGACCGGCCATGACGACGCGCGCCGCACCGCCGGCGGCGGCGTTCGTCCCCGCACTCCCGCGAACCTCAACCGCCCATACCGACGACGGGACGTTCCAGGTCTATGTCTATGTCTGGCTCAACGAAGGGGTACCGACCGATGTCGTCGACCCCTACGGCGAGGTCACCGACCGGGACGAGGAGCGCTATGTCGCGGCGGCATGGGTGAGGACCGATCGGCTCGGTGACCTTGCGTCCCTTGAAGACGTCAGGCGGATCGAGAGCGTGACTCCTCCGGCGGTCTATGCGGGCTCGGTCGCAAGCGAGAGCGATGTGATCCTCAAAACTGCAGCAGTGCGTAAGGAGACCGGTTACGGCGGCGAAGGGATGAAGGTCGGGATCGTCTCCGACAGCGCCGACCAGTGGCGGGAGGCGGTTGCCTCGGGCGACCTGCCGCCCACGGTCCAGATCCTGTACGACATCGACGGCATCGACGAAGGTACCGCCATGCTCGAGGTCGTCCATGACACGGCGCCCGGCGCAGACCTCTTTTTCCACAGCGGCTGGACCAACAAACTCACCTTCGTCACGGCGATCTCTGCCCTGGTCGGCGCCGGGTGCGACGTCATCTGCGACGACATCGGGTGGTTCGACGAACCGTACTTCGAGGACGGGTACGTCGCCTCGTACGTGCACGAGGTCGTGGAGAACGAGGATCTCGTCTATATCTCTGCCGCAGGGAACGATGCGTTGGGGCACTATGAGGGCCCCTTCAGGGACGACGGCCGGGGGTATCATCTCTTCAGCGAAGGGAGCAACCTCATCAGGGCCGTGGTCGAGCCGCCTGCCGAAGGGATGCAGACCATGCCGCTGCAGATCTTCCTCCAGTGGGACGAGCCCTGGGGAAGTGCATCGAGCGACTACGACCTCTTCCTGGTCACCAGGGAAGGAAACCGTTTTGTCGAGATTGCGAACAGTTCACAAGTCCAGGACGGCGACGATGTCCCGATGGAGGAGATCGCAGTCGAGTATTTCGGCGACGAGCCGGGTGTGGTCTACCTGTCGGTCGCCCTCCAGGACGGTGAACCCTGCACGCTCGAGATTTTCATCCTGACCGGCGGTTTCTTCGATGATCAAGCCGCCACACCTGAAGGCGCCATCTTCGGGCACCCCGCGGTGCCCGGCGTCGTCGCGGTGGGGGCGGTCAGGGCCGACGACCCGACCGAGATCGAGATCTTCTCCTCGGAAGGGCCGGCGACGGTCACCCGACCCGAACTCGAGGTGCGGCCGAAACCCGACATCTGCGGCGTCGACAGGACACGTATCAGCGGTGTCGGCGAGTTCGGGAACACGTTCTTTGGTACGAGTGCGGCAGCCCCGGCGGTCGCGGGCGTCGTCGCGACGGTATGGGGCATCAACAGGGACACGTCTCCGGCCGGGGTGCGCAAGGTTCTCTATGAGACGGCCGTCGACCTGGGAGAGCCCGGATGGGACCCGGTCTACGGGCACGGGAGGGCTGATGCGCTCTCGATGTTCGATGCCCTTGCGGCACCGCCGGCCAACCTCTCGCTCTCCTTTGTCCCCACCTCTGCGGAGGTCCGGGCAGGAGAGGAGATGGAAGTCGATCTGGTGATCGACCGCACACCCGCCGCGCTCCTGGAGTACCACATCACGGCGAATCTCTCCGACCCGGCGGTCGGGGAGATCACCGGGGTCTCGTTCCCCGGATGGGTACAGCACGAGGAACACACGGCCCTGCCGGACGACACGGTCAGGATCAACGCGACCGGCCAACCGCCGCGCTCGCAGCCCGACGGCGTCGCCCTCTGCACCCTGACGGTGCGGGGCGATGCGGCCGGGACGACCGCCGTTACGGCCGACCCTGATTCCCGGGTGATCGGGCCGGGCGAAGGAGAGTACGTGCTGGAGGTCGCTCCAGGATGTATCACGGTGATGTCCGCTCCGATCAGGCCCTTCCCGCGGCCTGACGGAGGCACCTATCCTCTGCCCACCGATCCGGACGGCGACGGCCTCTACGAGGACGTCAACGGCGACAGCGTCCTCACCATGGAGGACGTCACGCTCTACGCCGGAAACCTGCGGTTCATCAGGGACCGGCAGCCGCTCGAAGCCTTTGACTTCGACAAAAACGGCAGGATCGGGTTCAGTGACGTGAACACGCTCTACAGTATGGTGCAACGATGA
- a CDS encoding threonine--tRNA ligase — translation MRLLLIHSDHIDYQAQKKTPVAEEGAVLEDAFDEALVAFCAVESIDEEDIEDVIGQAVAEITKTAEQLKTERVLVYPYAHLSADLSKPETAKKALQEIETGLKTIGLTVKRAPFGWYKAFTLSCKGHPLSELSRTIVPGGSEEAKPAKKEVTHTFFVLTPEGERLDAEACCDETPFGALVKKELGKPVSAGGEPVHVDLMRSKELVDYEPASDVGHLRWMPKGRLVRDLLGDYVLGLVLDYGGMPVETPVMYDLADPAISEHAAKFGERQYRFKSGNRNMMLRFAACFGMFSFMRDMHISPNTLPMKMYELSTYSFRHEQRGEVIGLKRLRAFTMPDMHTLCLDMDNALACFEEQLKMGWQTGRDLETPLVGIFRCTQDFWDEHEAWARKIVKESGVPLLVEILSDRVHYWIAKVDLAAIDGQGRPIENPTVQIDVESAKRFEISYRADNEDVHPPILHCSPTGSIERVICAMLENTAYQDVPRLPTWLSPTQVRFVPVAERHVAYAEDLCKQLTAAGVRADVDDRDESMNKKVRGAGTEWVPYVAVIGDREMEEGKLTVTVRKLSEPKKPHKEEMTAEELVAAVQEECAGKPVRPIYTPKNLSKRPRFI, via the coding sequence ATGCGGCTTCTCTTAATACACTCTGACCATATCGACTACCAGGCGCAGAAAAAGACGCCGGTCGCGGAAGAGGGCGCGGTCCTTGAGGACGCCTTCGACGAGGCCCTCGTCGCCTTCTGTGCCGTTGAATCAATCGACGAAGAGGACATCGAGGACGTCATCGGCCAGGCGGTCGCGGAGATCACAAAGACCGCCGAGCAGCTCAAGACCGAGCGGGTGCTCGTCTATCCGTATGCCCATCTGAGCGCGGACCTCTCGAAACCCGAGACCGCCAAGAAGGCGCTCCAGGAGATCGAGACCGGACTCAAGACCATCGGCCTCACCGTGAAGCGGGCGCCTTTCGGCTGGTACAAGGCCTTCACCCTCTCGTGCAAGGGCCACCCCCTCTCCGAGCTCTCCCGGACCATCGTGCCCGGCGGGAGCGAGGAAGCGAAGCCGGCCAAGAAGGAGGTCACCCACACGTTCTTCGTCCTCACGCCCGAGGGCGAGCGCCTGGACGCCGAGGCGTGCTGCGACGAGACTCCCTTCGGTGCGCTCGTCAAGAAAGAACTCGGCAAGCCCGTCTCGGCCGGCGGCGAACCGGTGCACGTCGACCTGATGCGCTCCAAGGAACTCGTCGACTACGAGCCCGCCTCGGACGTCGGCCACCTCCGCTGGATGCCGAAAGGCAGGCTTGTCCGCGACCTCCTGGGAGACTATGTCCTGGGCCTGGTCCTCGACTACGGCGGGATGCCGGTCGAGACCCCGGTGATGTACGACCTCGCCGACCCGGCGATCTCCGAGCATGCCGCGAAGTTCGGCGAGCGGCAGTACCGCTTCAAGAGCGGGAACCGGAACATGATGCTCCGCTTTGCCGCCTGCTTCGGGATGTTCTCCTTCATGCGGGACATGCACATCTCCCCCAACACCCTCCCGATGAAGATGTACGAGCTCTCCACCTACTCGTTCAGGCACGAGCAGCGCGGCGAGGTGATCGGGCTCAAGAGGCTGCGGGCCTTCACGATGCCCGATATGCACACCCTCTGTCTGGACATGGACAACGCCCTCGCGTGCTTTGAGGAGCAGCTCAAGATGGGCTGGCAGACCGGCCGCGACCTCGAAACCCCGCTCGTCGGGATCTTCCGTTGCACCCAGGACTTCTGGGACGAGCACGAGGCCTGGGCCAGGAAGATCGTGAAGGAGTCGGGCGTCCCGCTGCTCGTCGAGATCCTCTCCGACCGGGTCCACTACTGGATCGCCAAGGTCGACCTCGCTGCGATCGACGGGCAGGGCCGGCCGATCGAGAACCCGACCGTGCAGATCGATGTGGAGAGCGCGAAGCGTTTCGAGATCTCGTACCGCGCCGACAACGAAGACGTCCACCCGCCGATCCTCCACTGCTCACCGACCGGTTCGATCGAGCGCGTCATCTGCGCGATGCTCGAGAACACCGCCTACCAGGATGTGCCCCGCCTCCCGACCTGGCTCTCCCCGACCCAGGTGCGGTTCGTGCCGGTGGCCGAGCGGCACGTGGCCTATGCCGAGGACCTCTGCAAGCAGCTCACCGCCGCCGGCGTCAGGGCCGACGTCGACGACCGCGACGAGTCGATGAACAAGAAGGTCAGGGGCGCCGGGACCGAGTGGGTCCCCTACGTGGCCGTCATCGGCGACCGCGAGATGGAGGAGGGGAAACTCACTGTCACGGTCAGGAAACTCTCCGAGCCGAAGAAGCCGCACAAAGAGGAGATGACCGCGGAGGAACTCGTCGCCGCGGTGCAGGAAGAGTGTGCCGGCAAACCAGTCAGGCCGATCTACACTCCGAAAAACCTCAGCAAGAGACCGCGCTTCATCTGA
- the dcd gene encoding dCTP deaminase, giving the protein MILVDWQIEDRIRRGQIGIDPYDPTLIQPNSLDIRLGDHFVWYEPGEDVIDPYEKESVTARVQEKHAASIVMQPGAFILAETYEAITLPDNVVASIEGKSSIARLGIELHQTGGWIDAGFEGTITLEMCNVNQRPVRMYAGMPVGQLVFYTTERADQPYNLKKGAKYMGQRQATLSRYHENERSQGSKE; this is encoded by the coding sequence ATGATTCTTGTCGACTGGCAGATCGAGGACCGGATCAGACGGGGGCAGATCGGGATCGACCCCTATGACCCGACCCTCATCCAGCCCAACTCCCTGGACATCAGGCTCGGGGACCATTTTGTCTGGTACGAACCCGGAGAGGACGTCATCGATCCCTACGAGAAGGAGAGCGTCACCGCACGGGTCCAGGAAAAACACGCGGCTTCGATCGTCATGCAGCCCGGCGCCTTCATCCTTGCCGAGACCTACGAGGCGATCACCCTCCCGGACAATGTGGTCGCGAGCATCGAGGGCAAGAGTTCCATTGCGCGCCTCGGGATCGAACTCCACCAGACCGGCGGGTGGATCGACGCCGGGTTCGAGGGGACGATCACCCTCGAGATGTGCAATGTCAACCAGCGGCCGGTCAGGATGTACGCCGGGATGCCGGTCGGACAACTGGTCTTCTACACCACCGAACGGGCCGACCAGCCGTACAATCTCAAGAAGGGCGCCAAGTACATGGGCCAGCGGCAGGCGACCCTCTCGCGCTATCACGAGAACGAGCGCAGCCAGGGTTCGAAGGAATAA